TCTACCGAAACGGCGGTCCTTTTTGGGGGAGCGTGCGTTTAATTGCTCCGGTACGGGACGGGTTGGTCCATTTCCCACCGGACTTTGTGGTACCGATTAGACCGATGATTGGGGTCGTTCAGTTAGAAGAGGTCGCCCCACACGCGGGTGCCATGGACCTAGGCGGCAATATGGATTTTAATTCCGTTCAACCCGGCAGCACCCTGCATATTCGCGCTCAGAAACCCGGCGGTTATCTCTCTTTAGGCGATGTCCACGCCCGGATGGGGGACGGCGAGTTAACCGGCACCGGGGTCGAAATCGACTCTGCGATCACCTTAAAAGTAGACCGCTCGCCCGGCTTCCCGACCAGTAATCCGGTGGTAGAGACCACCACGCTGGTAGAGGCAACTCATGAAATCCTCACGACTGGCAAGGGCGCGACTTGGGAGGAAGCACTGAAAATTGCCTGGGCAAACATGGTAGGGTTG
The DNA window shown above is from Candidatus Poribacteria bacterium and carries:
- a CDS encoding acetamidase/formamidase family protein → MRHFTRTPYYTGPDDPERGQVRGTLEFGETVVIETVGGHDQDISITGELKPGTPLDITTPRGSRPGGPFLIEGIEPGDWVAIEIIDMKVGPYGFYRNGGPFWGSVRLIAPVRDGLVHFPPDFVVPIRPMIGVVQLEEVAPHAGAMDLGGNMDFNSVQPGSTLHIRAQKPGGYLSLGDVHARMGDGELTGTGVEIDSAITLKVDRSPGFPTSNPVVETTTLVEATHEILTTGKGATWEEALKIAWANMVGLIADRYDTTAEHANLIVGTIADARPGYAAGALNRRGYSQSGYVTCQLAITKELRRTGEPFKP